The sequence below is a genomic window from Takifugu flavidus isolate HTHZ2018 chromosome 11, ASM371156v2, whole genome shotgun sequence.
CTAACGTGCCTTCAGGGTCTTTCATGACTTTTCACAGGATGAAGAAATCGGTGACTTAACTGTCAGAAACCACACATAGCTTATGTGTTTGCGCAATCCAATGTGTAGGTGGGTAATTAGTGTTCGTGTGTCAGATCGTGGGcggaaaacaaatggaaatatgTCTGCAGGTAGAACGCTACGTTGTCCAATATGACCACAAACGCACCATTTTACAGGTTACGATCCTGGTTTAGCTCGACTGACTAACCTGGTGGGATTcaagtgtttttaatgttatATCTTTAGGTATTTGGTCAATGGTGCACTGGATTTTAAGTAAAAAGATCAAAGTCATGAacaattttaattttataagTCATTTGCTGTTGCACAATCAATTAATCCAAAGAAAATTCATCGTGAAGACAATGATCATGAAGTGAACACAATTATTTTGAAACCAGGAAAAGAAATTGAGGAAAATGTGAAAACCTGTCTATTATGCTTAAAATTCCTCTTGACTCCTGTTTTGTTTCACATCATAACCCAAATCTGTCAAATTCTCTGTTCTTGTTGTTCAACATAGGCAACAAAGGCTGAATGACAAGTCTACTGATGATTCACACAACTTCAGATGCACAGTGACCAATCTAATCTAAGATGCATGAAAGTAATAGAAACGATTTATTAAAAAAGGTGTAGAActgagaaggaaaacaaaaggaaacatcaAAACAAGAGTTGAATCGACACAtgcaaacaacagaaaatcacaTGCATGTCTGCCCCATTTCAATCCTGAGCTTTTACTATCAAACATCTTTCTGTAAATGGGGGGGGAGCTGTTTTACAGTTTTCCAgatgaaaaaaacaatgtttgtgtttAGCAGTTAAAACGTAATGGCCAGAAAAGATGTGACTTTGAAAAGAATGATGACAGAAATTAGGAATCATCAGGTTTGTCCACTGGTGGTCCACATGGCTGAAGCATCTTCTCCATCAGATTGAAGCGGACACGAGCTTTGCTCTCATTCTCGGCCACAGAAAAGTAGTTGAGCAGGTCAAAATGTCCCATGTATGAGCAATAAGAGTCTCTGTGTTGGTTGACCAGCCATTCCCATTTGCTGGTGTCAGCGTGTCCAGTGCCAATGTATTTGGACTGAAGATGCTCTAGCTGACTGTGGATGTTGTATCTGTCCGTCATCGTTGTTGGCGACGAAGACGATTCCTTTAAAATCTGGAGGAATAGAGAGAAGGAAAAGCCGGACAACATCCATGATATAGGTTAGGGCTAATGATGAGctactgctaaaaaaaaaccgCCAATGAGAAGCAGGTCTTTAATTTTATTCCTAATTTCACGAGCAGTTTCAAAATGTATAATTGTAATATAAAGATAATAGCATCCGTTAAGCAAAACAATAGCTCTGGCCGCGAGTGTTTTTGAGCAATACTTGTAAgtagttagcatgctaacgtggTTTTCAGTAGCTTTGAGCTAATAGCAACGTGGGGTTAGCTAAATTGACTGccaacaaatgaacaaaaacctATCAAACAGACTTAAGTATCAATAACATATCGAAAACAATTTAACCCACAAATGCAAAAATACTCACTCAATGTAGAAGAAAGAGCTTAAGAGACAAAACGTTATCTCGCTTCCCCGGAAACCAATACAGCAGAAACTTCCTGTATGTCCCACTTGTAATGACAACCGTGCAGAAACGAAGATTTACCTGCACGGATAGTGTGTCTTTATCAGCACAGACCTTAGCTGTGGCTGCATTAAAGGAGGCGTACAATATTAAGGGATATGagtgaaaaatatttcaaactATTAAAGGACATTTCAGATTTTGAATTGTAGATATGGCAGACTTTTCCTCTGAACTTTTGAAACACAAtaacaatatttaatttcataTGATAGCATGTTTGCCATAAAGACAAAGGTTTGTATTATGCCATTTGATATTAAGTCAAACAAGCTGCAGTGTCAAAGCTGGATGCATCTTGTAATTAAAGGGATAGCTTGCCTTTAGATAACAATTAAATCAATCAAATCTTTAattctttcatcatttttagagtgtaaattttttttaaaaaacctgcaggagccagaagaTAATGTttacacacatttgtttttccagcagaCTAGCAGCTGAACTGACTTGGTTTCTTGGTGCCAGAAGCCCTCCATGCATAAAAGCATCGGACTCCATGTGCAGCTGGGAGTAGTGCAGATTGTGGGACTAATTTCTCAGCTGATTGAAGTGTTGCAATCTTTGGGCATTTTAGTGAACACAACCTCCAGGTATCACAGCAGTGTAAGTCATGGCCAAGTAGATCTTGATTCACCTGAAATTGCAGTGAGATTTCTTTGGTGCATTGAATTTGGGTATAAAAACCCCACAGCATCATTTCCTACACGGCCCTTCTTTGTtcagaaatacatttttctcttATGTTTGCTTATGTGCATCACACAGCCAAACCGCGTGAGACAATAATGTGCACATGGTGTGTCTGATGCTGTGGTGCTGATTAAGAAACTCGATTAGAAGCTAAAGGTGCACATATTTGCTATCAAATTATTAAGCAGCTTTGCGAAATTGTGGCACCCTGTGGCTTTCACTGCTTTCActggtttaattttttttaaaattgctgcTGTATGATAATTAGGGCTATTAGCCATTTGACTAGAGAATTATTACAAGGTGTAaaggtttgtttaaaaatgcagaggaaggaaatgaagaGGACTGTGTACAATTTCTTAAATGTGTTTTGCACATCAGTTTAATTTGTATTTCTTTGTCGCAAGAGTTCTATTTTGAACATACAAAGAATGTAGAAAATACACAATGGACAGacatcaaatataaaataataaagtaaGCAAAAAATTCAGCATATCTGAAAGGGAGTGGAAGAAAGTCCAGACATATTTAATAGCCCCACTTCTTAATAACTTAATAGCATTCATATACTTAGCTTCCTATCATTATGATTACAATATAAATAATTATAAtataaacatacacacataaaaATTAACACAGAAATTCATAAATAACCCAAAAAGCTAAATAAGAAGTAAAAGCACAGTGATGCTGAAACACCTGCTTCATTTACCTTGTGACAAATAAACTGGTGTGTATTCGGACATTTCTTAAGCTTTCCCCCACAAATTGAGAACAACTTTTCTCTTCTTGTACATATCCTAATTAGTTTGTTATTAGAACCATCTCCCCTTCCAGTAAATCTATTTGAATGTTTTGTGgtaagagatttttttttttttttgctttaggATTTGTGCTGTTTGAACTTACACAATATCTCTGAATTGAGCTTtgacagttaaaaataaaaagtttgaATGTTCTTGATATCCTTTCTTTGAGTATAGGATGTATTATACTGGTGTAATTATTGCCCCAGACTCAGTGGGAATAAATGAGATGTGGAAGAACTAATGAAGAAAATGTGGAGTGATTTATGCTCTAGCACCTGTTTTGCATTGTTTAAAAATGCAGTGCTTGAAATTTTGGATTGTACACATTTAATTTGTGTTTTCCAGTGAAAAAAATTTGATTTTGTTTGCTCTCTCAACACTGGACAATATCTTTAAACAGTTCCATTCAGTTTCACCAAGGAGTGTTTTTGATTGTACATTTTgctttttatgattttatgtcttttctctttttaatataTCAACAGAAATGGGGTTTATGTTCCCACGAGCTCCACATACAGAAAATTGCCTGAGCAAGTGAAGGTTCATTTTTGGACCTCgttttctttctgctgaaaACACCCGATCACAGCAAAGAAGCACCTTCCTGTTCCAAAGAATCAACGATGAGGCATGAAAATAAATATCAGCACTTTTATTGTAACcacaaagaaatgaaagattttCCATTTTGGGGATGATTGGTCAGTTCAGATTAGATCCAGGGAGTCTTCTGCTTATCTCTTCAGGCACTCTGGCCTGATGAGATACCTGCTGATAACCTGCAATAAAAGACAACTGCAGTACAAGAAAATGGTCAATTTAACACCCAGTAGCAAAGACATTAAGACTGTATTACTTTTTAATATCACACTGGGGCAGGAGGTCAAAGCTTCACAAGTGTGCTGCCCTTAATTCTgttaaagagaaaagaagcagcacGACATGGCGTTTCCATACCAACCTGCTCCTGGACCACAATCCCATCACGCGGCCATCAGAGACAGGTTCACATATCCTGACTCAATCCCACCTTCCCTCAATCGGTCCCGTGGAAGAGGCGACTGGTGTAATTCAAtgagtcaaacacacacagctggaggTGACCATGTCTCCATCACGCCTTGTCCGGGTCACAAATGTGGTCTGAGCACCAGGAGACGAGGACCAGCAGGTTCCCAGTCAGTACTAGTGTGATGCAGGAACTACCAAGTATGTCCTGCAGCATAGTTTCTACCTTTGCTATCTCATCTCAGTAATCGTTGCAGAGCTGCAACTAAGAGCCACGGGGGCCTAATAATCAATTTTTGATAACCAATCTCTTTTTTGTTGCGCAGATCTGGGAGGTGAAAGGCTCCAACAGGAGGAAAGGTAATTAAAATCAAGCAGACAAATGGCCACGATGTCTGACTGGATGGCTACGGCGCCTCACAGTCCTGGTAAGTGATAGCCTCGTAAAAACTCAGAGTCAGCGATATTTCCACTGATTTACGCTCGGGGCCTGGAGCAGCAGGtagatggagggaagaggtaaaGCAAAGTATGCCCTCTGGAGTCATTAAAGATGGCTGGTTGATCAACAGAGCAGCTGTGGCGGCTCATTGGTTTGCTGTCATGACACAAGATTCATGTTGGAAGCTGATCCAGGCAAGGACAGAGTAACAAGGTGAACGGCAGCTCCATGGGCCTCAGTGGTCTGTCAAAGCCGTTCACTTACCCGTACATTAGCTCGGCTGGCTTGCTCTTtactttttctgtgttttccatgAAGGTTTTCTCTCCATATCCTGATGTGCTGTGAGCTACACCAGCAAAGCAATTCCTTTGCTCTCGTTGAGATGATGAGCGCTGGCTTTCCATTCATCAAGGTGTGAAATGGCctgaaggaagagaagctggtGGGATGGAGGGGAAATCTGTAGAGAACTGAAATGAGATTTCAGGCAGAACACACAATCTTTCTTTTACTTGTTTGATTCAGTTAAACGTTTGGCGGGGGGTTCTCACAGTGGACAAGATTTGTAGTTACTGGTAGTGTTTAGAACGTGAGTTTTCCTTTAGCGTTTGAGGATTGATCCTTTCTTtatgatccatccatcactgATAATCACACTGAAAATGCTACaagctaaaatgctaacagGGGCCAATACTTATCAGTTGGTAAATCGATGCTGCTCCATCAATCATCATTCTAGGCCGCCTTTGTTAATATACAAATGCAACAAATATGTTGTTTCCAAAGGTTTCTCCTACATGTAGAGTTCAACATTAATCTGAGCTCATGCAGGCTGCTGATAAGAAGGTTTGCTGCGTTCAATCACGTTAAGAGATCCAGAGAATCAGAGCAGCGTCCGAGCGACGCACCTAATCAAAGATCCAATTCAGAGGGAACCGAACCTCCACCCATAACTCTGACATGATGCTTTTATCATTTCAACTTTGGTTTTGTTGGTGCCAGATGTGTCAGAGTGAGGGTGACAAACAACAACCGTTGATACTAATGGTGCTGACAGAAATAATCATGCTGTCAACGTTCTGATTCCTTCAAACTCACTCCGTTACAGACGACCCATGACAGATCATCGCCTTCCTCGCAGCAACGCAGCAGCCTAACACACGCCGTCCTCCCACAGTCTCTTAATACGTTTCTGCTCCAGACAAATGTGAAAAGCTTCTCCTcccaatggaaaaaaaacatctcagaAACTAACCTCATTTTGACAAATTCCAGTTTATCTCCAGTATATCTGAACATTGAGGATTTCAGATGCAATGGGGAAAAAGTGTAAAGTTTTGAACAGGCTTTAATTCATCACAGCGACAAACAGTAATTACAGGTTCCACATAAATGATCAACGATGTCACCAGAAGTAGTGTTGCAATAATAAAGCAGTTGTGCAGCCACGAGAGGGAAGCATGTCAGAACATCTGCCATAAGCTCACTACCATCGTGTTAAATCTAGATCTATACAATAATAATAGTCAACTGTAACGGTACAAACACATCACATCTGAAGATATTCAAAAGTCACAATCaatgaggtttttattttaataataaagacttttttctAATTAAGGTTACTACCTGCAATTTTTGAACCAGGtattttttttgtcactttattaacattattaaaagaaacaaatatctctatatatttttcttttcccttaGGTTTAATAACAGACAAACTACATAAATTACAGTATAAATGATAGaagaaataaaagtaaaaaaaataataaatggagATTGTATGagcatctttatttataagATGATTAAAAAATCCATCTAATGCTATTAAAGACATCAATCACAACCAAAATGCTTGGAAATAAGTCCCTCACTGGTGTGTTTAGCTtcttaaatgaaaatataattaatcAAATTTTCAAACTTAAAATTAATTTTATGGAGAAAGAGaagcaaaattgctaaataaagaaaaggtgaGTAATGAATGACACAATGTTTTTACAAGAAAAAAGTTTAGATTTAGAAGATTTAGAACAGATTTAGAAGACAGATTTAATCAAATGTGAAATCCTCTGAAAGAATTCTGTTTATTTACACGCTAAAGACAAAAGAGTGAAAATGAGGCCAAAGCGATAAAGCGGTCCAGATTTAAGCGACAACACAAAGGAAACTACAGCTGTGTTGATCATCACATAAATACTGCTACAGAACATGAAATGGCCACGTTAAAGGCAAACTGCAGCGCCCCACGCGAGCCTGAAGGTCCTGGTAGATCCGGCCCGACTTCCAGTGTCACTTCACATTTATCCTGCGCGACCACGGTCTCAGCCAAGCGAAAAGATCCTCGCTTCACACGCGCAGGCGCTTTCTTCTATACATTCAGACGTTTGTGAGAGAGAGTTGCTAATCAGAGGGAAACGATTCAGCTCGGTTCTAAACCATAACGGACCCTCCCGCTGATCCGAACTCTCAAAGGGCTGCGATAGAAAGGAGCAGAGTGAATCTTTGTCAGTAAGGCTACATTCACATTAGCTTCACATGTAAATGGCTTTTAAGGAGCAGTTCACACATCCGAGGGAGGAAAACAGGATATAAGAAAGGTGGCAGCAGCCTGGATCCAGAGGCTGGGTGTCAACACTCAGAACCAGCTTGacccttttctgggcccccttCAGTCAGGTCTTCTCTCCAGCTTCAGCCACATCTGggattgtgcgtgtgtgttagtgtgtgtatgtgcacggtCAGACCCCCGTGGTGACCTGGGTCACATCTGAGTTGAGGTCGTCATTGGCGCAGTGGCGTGAGTCCACCGACGACCCCTCCAGGGCTAGTCATACCTGCGGACAGGAGGCGTGCTTGTTAGGAATCAGAAGGCCGATGAAGCTGATTTATTAGCAGATATTTGACAGAGCAGAATCCGTCTGTTGCTCTGGCTGACCTGCTGATTGGAtctctctgctgtgtttacGCTGTTGGTTTCACGCTGAGGGAGCTTGCGAATGGTGATTCCAGTCCGGGACGAGTTCTGCATCTCCAGTACAGACGGACTCGGCGTGCAGAACTCTCGGAAACAACGCTTGAAGTTTTCATCCAGGTAGCCATAAAGAACTGGGTTCAGGCTGCTGTAGGGAGCAAATGAGGAGGGGAAGcgagcgtgtgtgcatgtgtgtgtgtgcgtgtgtgtgtgtggttggagCAGAATATGCATTTCCCATGCAAACTGAGTACATttgggctggtcctcacaagtgagtgtgaatgtgtggCTCCTACCTGTTGGTGTATCCCAAGGTGATGCAAAAGTGCCAGGTGATGGTCAGAAGGGTGGAGCTGGGGATTTTCACCAGAGCAGTAATGATGACGAAGATGTGAATCGGCGTCCAGCACACGATGAAGACGGCGACCACCACTAGGACCATGCGGGTGATCCGCCGCAGATTCCTGTCCTTCTCCTGTTTTTGGAGGAGAAGAGACACTCAGGAGGCTGTTCATTATTCATCTGAGAAGATTTTACACCTGCGAGCTCCAGCTTTCATTATCCCACATGGTGGCATGATAATGGCCTCATTTAGATCTAAATATAAACGTGGAGGCTTTACTGAACCTGGGAGCCTGACAGTATCCGAACGCTCTTGAGCCGCAGGATCATGAGGCCGTAGCACACGGTAATGATGAGGACAGGCATGATGAAGGCGAAGATGAACACGCATATCTTCAGCAGCGTGTCCCAGTACCAGGTCGGATGTGGGAATATCAGCTTGCAGTCGACGATGCTGGtggctgtacacacacacacacacacaccacacacacacacacacacacacacacacacgcacacacgcacacacgcacacacgcacacacacacacgcacacacgcacacacacacaaattatttCTACTGTAGTTTTTACTCTTCATCACCTTTTGTAATAACCGCAGAGACTGAACTGAGCCATGGCTTCATTGAAGTGAGAGCTAATATAGCAACATTAATGTCAATCACAATGACGCACATGCGCAGCTGTTAATTAGAGTCTGACATCGGTCATTTAGCTCTGATGGACCTTTTAAGAAGCTGAATCCAGTAAATCATTTGTGATTCCTGACTGAAGATCTTAGTGTTCCATGATGGTTCTGAGATGGTTCTGACTATCTGAGCTCTAATGGAGAATCCTGCGGTCGCCCAGTGGGTCGGTGGGTTGCTCATCTGGTAATACGGCAACACCGCTGGATCTTTGTTTGATCTCTGTAATCTCAAATATCTCTGAACTAAATCACGGACACATGAGCTGATTACTGACAACCGGCGAGGTAGATAAAAGCTTTAGAGTGAACTTCAAGCCAAAGATTGTCATTTGACAGCATTTTACTGGCATCACTTAATCAATATCTGAAGCCCTCTGAGAGCCTAAATGAAGGTGCTTCTGaacactttcattttctctttcctgGGCGTAATCTGAGCAGTTTAACCACATAAATATGCGTCCTTGATTGTTGCAAGTCTCATTAATCACCTTTCAGGCTTAAGGCGTCGGCTCTTTTCTGCGATTATGCTCAACCACCTGCTGTTTGAACTCCTCCAGCTCAATTTATGTAATCTGCTCAAGTACAAAATTCCTGTTGAATCATGATGAACTTAATGGAAATCCTGCGCTCTCTATGCTGCACGTCCTTCCAGAACACATGAAATGAGCAGTTATGCTTACATGTGGCGGCGGTGGACGCCATGAACATGACGGGAAGTCCGATGGCAGAGGACAGAATCCAGTTGCAGACGTTGATTATTTTGGCGTTGTGCGGCGTCCTGAAGTCCAGTGCTTTAACCGGATGGCAGACGGCCACGTAGCGGTCCACGCTCATGGTGGTTAGCGtgaagatggaggtgaacaTGTTGTAGTAGTCGATGGACATCACTATCTTGCAAAGCACATCACCAAAGGGCCACGTTCCCATCAGGTAGTTGACGCTCTGGAACGGAAGCGTGCTCGTGACCAGGGCGTCGGCCAGGGCCAGGTTGAAAATGTAGATGTTTGTGGCGGTCTTCATTTTGGTGTACCTGAAAAGGATTTTTACAATGAAAAAAGATgaatttggtttgtttttccttagTCACACAGAAACTAGACAGTTCATAGTGAAATTCGTCCTCAGTTAATTACATGAAGGATGGAGGgtcactgctgctcagctgctcagCCTCTGATTGAACGTCACGCAACATCAACCCGAATGTTCTTTCAAATCAGTATGGTGTGATTCGGACTGCAGATGaaggcagggtcaaagaaaATGTTCTTAGGTGGGTTTCGCTCCTCATAATGTTGAATGTATACGTTTCTGCCACGCAACGCTGTGATGGCATCAGCAccctgcaacagcagcagctttctaCATAGGAAGAATGTTGTTTCTAGTCCTTGTATTGattatttttcctcctgcatgaGATAATCTCTGCAAATTTCAGTTATTATGCTACTGTGCTCCTCTGAATACACAACCTGACACTGACACACGACGCCTTCGGGCCTTTACTTTATTAAAGCCCATCTGTCATTTTACCTGCAAAGCAATTTgcctctttttgtttgtttgttttaaacgcTCTCTGCAATAATCCAAAATCCTCTTAGGAATCAGAGATGACAGTCACCCCATTAAATTCTGATTACTTTAACGCTGACAGCTTAAGTGCGGCTGTTACATGGGCCCTTATTTACGCGGAGCCAATGATGCAGCTCCAGCTGTCACTTTCCACGGTGGAGTGTGAGCGAGCTGGGAGTCATTTCCAACAGCCCAGTATCGACTTTGTGACAGTCACTAAGAAAGCCGATGAGCTTCCCTCTGCGACCGAGGCTTATGTGCGAATATCCTGGTCTACGGTGGGGGCGCTAGACCTCCTTTGAGCTCCACCGCCGGGATGAGAAGCGCTGTTAATCAATTTGCAGCTTTAATTTCGTCTTCACCCTTCTGTTTTATCATAGCAATACACGCTTCAGCGGAGAAGAAAGGGTGCTAAAGGAAGCCTTGTGCAGCTCCAGATCAATTACATACATGAAAAAGTGTCAAAAAAGCTCTGAGCTACAACATCattaatgaaaaacattttaaagccaGCAGCTCCAAATTTAATGGGTCAATAGGTAGCTTCTGCTGCTTATAGATGTTCTTGTATCAGTAAATGAAAACTCATTGTTTCTTTCCTGCCAAATGTGTGTCCATGATGACAGTATTTGGCcaattttcttctccttcaccttCACCCCTTCATCCTTACAAGcatggttctgctcaaggtttcttcctattaaaagtGAGTTATTTCTGCCACTGCTGCATGTTCAGGGTCaaactctgggtttctgtaaatgCTCCAGAGAAGATCTAATACAGGTTTGCCCACCTTTCCCTTATCAAGCTGTAATATTTTAATACTGTATTATGAGTTGAacaactgctgctgcacatTCTAAAAGCACAAACTGCAGTGAGGATGTAGAGAGGATGTGTCCCACCTTCATGAGAGGACAACTGGATTCTCATTCCAGCAGTAATTGAGAGCAGCtcataaagaaaataaagatctGTTGAAAAATTTGAAAACAGACCATTAAT
It includes:
- the oprm1 gene encoding mu-type opioid receptor, which produces MESARNGSVFRGQLSMLYHNNSTFCQNLTDAGNSSGFAETRCDAERGLEDDANPVIIAIIITALYSIVCVVGLVGNVLVMYIIVRYTKMKTATNIYIFNLALADALVTSTLPFQSVNYLMGTWPFGDVLCKIVMSIDYYNMFTSIFTLTTMSVDRYVAVCHPVKALDFRTPHNAKIINVCNWILSSAIGLPVMFMASTAATSTSIVDCKLIFPHPTWYWDTLLKICVFIFAFIMPVLIITVCYGLMILRLKSVRILSGSQEKDRNLRRITRMVLVVVAVFIVCWTPIHIFVIITALVKIPSSTLLTITWHFCITLGYTNSSLNPVLYGYLDENFKRCFREFCTPSPSVLEMQNSSRTGITIRKLPQRETNSVNTAERSNQQV
- the sf3b5 gene encoding splicing factor 3B subunit 5 translates to MTDRYNIHSQLEHLQSKYIGTGHADTSKWEWLVNQHRDSYCSYMGHFDLLNYFSVAENESKARVRFNLMEKMLQPCGPPVDKPDDS